The Methanosarcina barkeri MS DNA window TCTATTTACTGTGGTCAGGACATTGTATTCAACGCCGTGTTTTTGCAGCAATCGAAGCCCCTTCATGACCTGGTCGAAAGTTCCATTCCCTTTTTTGCCCACCCTATAGGTGTCGTGCAATTCACGAGGACCGTCGATGCTGATCCCTATAAGAAAATTGTTTTCCTTAAAAAACCGGCACCATTCGTCATCCAGCAGCGTGCCGTTTGTCTGCATCGTGTTTTCGAAAGTCAGGCCAGGCTTTCTGTATTTTTCCTGCAGTTCTATTGCACGCCGATAAAATTCAACTCCCATAAGCGTGGGTTCCCCTCCCTGCCAGGCGACGGTTACCTGCGAGCTTTGGTGAGCTGTGATGAGTTGCCGGATGTAGTTTTCCAGAACTTCATCTGACATGCGGAACTTGCTGCCTGGGTAGAGTGCTTCTTTAGTCAGGAAGAAGCAGTAGGAGCAGGCAAGGTTGCAAATTGCTCCTGTTGGCTTTGCCAGCACATGAATTCTGGGAGGCAGATAGTTTTGTGTCATTCAGTATTTTCCTCCCTGCGTCGGAATAACTAGATATAACGTACAGCGCGTTACCGGCAAAAACGTTCTAGAACCTGTGGGCCTTGATGATAATAATTCTCCCTCTTTCTAAATAACTGGGAGTCCCCTGGTTCCTGGGATGTATTTCCGTTTATTGCCTTGCCATGACCATGCGTGTTTCAGCTTCCTTGTCCTCGATTAGTTTGCCACTCACGTCCACATTTACGCTGTAGATCTTGCCTGTGAACTCAAAAGGAGGCTCGTAATCAGGTGTAACTGGTGCTCCATGAGCTGAGCCACAGGTAATCCCACTGGTTAGCCCGAGTACAAGCGGAGTCGTTACAGGGACCTCAGACTGGCCGACTAATTTCCCGTCTATATAGAGCTGAGCCTTTCCAGGTGTCCCCTTACCATTGGTAACATCTGGCTTACCGGTCACCTCAAACTCGAAGCGAAGTTGATGCCGTCCTTCTGGAACATTTTCTCCGGATTCTACATGATAAAGAGCCTTGGCTACATAGTTATGTACCCAGTGCAGCTTTCCACCTTTAATATAAAACGAATAGCCGGCATCGATACCACCATGGGCAAGCAGGATGCCTTCAGCACCCTCTGGTGGAATCTCTACATCGGCAGTGATGCTGTGTGCACGGTTAAGAACATTGACAGCTGCGTTTGCGGGAACTGGCTGAGTTCCGGGATAATAAACGTAGTTAATCCGATCGGCTGCAATCTGTGGCCGTTCATCAGCAAGGCGCAGCACTCCTCGGGCATCGATAGGCAGCACATTATATTTTCCTGCCTCTGCATACCAGGTAGTAATCATCTCGATTAACTTCGGCCGGTTTTCTGCAGCTACATTTTCGTTCTCTGTCCAATCCTTTTGAACATTGTAAAGTTCCCAGCCTTTTGCATCCAGCTCGGTCAACTTTTCTGCAGTAATCGGTTCACCAAAGGGTTTTCCTGCTTCAGTAAATGAAGGACCAGGCCATGGGCATACGGCACGCCAGCCATCATGATACAGGGAGCGGTGGCCCATCATCTCGAAATACTGGGTGTGGTGCCTGGTAGGTGCACTGGCATTGTCGAGAGTATACGCAAAACTTACGCCTTCAATAGGCGATTGGGTTACACCTTTGATAGCAGTCGGAGGTTCGATTCCCAGGCAGTCCAGAACTGTGGGTACCATATCGATAACGTGTGCATACTGATTTCGGACTTCGCCTCTTGCCTTTATTCTTCTGGGCCAGTGGACTATGAAGGGGTCGCTGACACCGCCACGGTATGTTTCACGTTTCCAGCGGCGGAAGGGCGTGTTTCCAGCAAAGGTCCAGCCCCAGGCATAGTGGTTGAAGGTCTCCGGGCCCCCTAGCTTATCCAGCAATGAGAGGTTCTCCTCTAGCGACTCAGGCACG harbors:
- a CDS encoding arylsulfatase, producing MPLKEYKSGTTFPGVIGRTFDKSEPAWPEPLRAKEGAPNVLFIVLDDTGFGQLGCYGSPIQTPNLDSLAAGGLIYSNMHTTALCSPSRSCILTGRNHHSNNMACITEGSTGHPGYNGYIPFENGFLSEILLEHGYNTYAIGKWHLTPADQISAAGPYDRWPLGRGFECFYGFLGGETHQYYPELTCDNHSVNPPGTPEEGYTLNEDLTDKAIQFIADAKQVAPNKPFFMYFCTGAMHAPHHVPKEWADKYKGKFDDGWEAYRGKTFARQKELDIVPKDAKLSRHDPDVKPWEKCSPEEKKLYARMMEVFAGFLEHTDYHIGRLLQFLKDTGEFENTLIMVISDNGASSEGGSAGSVNENLFFNNVPESLEENLSLLDKLGGPETFNHYAWGWTFAGNTPFRRWKRETYRGGVSDPFIVHWPRRIKARGEVRNQYAHVIDMVPTVLDCLGIEPPTAIKGVTQSPIEGVSFAYTLDNASAPTRHHTQYFEMMGHRSLYHDGWRAVCPWPGPSFTEAGKPFGEPITAEKLTELDAKGWELYNVQKDWTENENVAAENRPKLIEMITTWYAEAGKYNVLPIDARGVLRLADERPQIAADRINYVYYPGTQPVPANAAVNVLNRAHSITADVEIPPEGAEGILLAHGGIDAGYSFYIKGGKLHWVHNYVAKALYHVESGENVPEGRHQLRFEFEVTGKPDVTNGKGTPGKAQLYIDGKLVGQSEVPVTTPLVLGLTSGITCGSAHGAPVTPDYEPPFEFTGKIYSVNVDVSGKLIEDKEAETRMVMARQ